A region from the Lolium perenne isolate Kyuss_39 chromosome 4, Kyuss_2.0, whole genome shotgun sequence genome encodes:
- the LOC127296011 gene encoding uncharacterized protein isoform X2, with protein MSMDDGRGSHPCLSQLDLDERAAADAGKVGGGGSHGENGVHIPATQILNRPVSIPPRYKENENLLVSPVETPLPQEPKQHHHSQVVVSRAASKGRYARFRENLHVMPEATKQHHRSEADIPCAISKQRSKAGWMSKERSTPEGIDLEKHARMFEFPLRDPPSNPSLLLEIFSGPQVVMKKRKPPEVRNALRERRVTARQRVARNHAEVALRKYNRANNTKAIAMVAKTTGLSFTQAAKRMAVVVAPVLTILVQTAIARTRTSTEA; from the exons ATGTCCATGGACGACGGGAGGGGCTCGCACCCCTGCCTGTCCCAGTTAGATCTGGACGAGCGCGCGGCCGCCGATGCAGGAAAGGTGGGCGGGGGAGGCTCGCATGGCGAGAACGGTGTCCACATACCCGCCACGCAGATCCTCAACCGCCCGGTCTCCATCCCCCCAAG GTACAAGGAGAATGAGAACTTGCTTGTCTCGccagtggagactcccttgccaCAGGAGCCAAAGCAACACCATCATTCTCAAGTTGTGGTCTCACGTGCTGCTTCAAAGGGGAGATATGCAAG GTTTAGGGAGAATTTGCATGTCATGCCAGAGGCGACAAAGCAACACCATCGTTCTGAAGCTGACATCCCATGCGCCATTTCAAAGCAGAG GAGTAAAGCTGGTTGGATGTCCAAGGAGAGGAGCACCCCTGAAGGTATCGACTTGGAGAAACATGCTCGTATGTTTGAGTTCCCTTTACGTGACCCCCCAAGCAATCCTTCCCTGCTATTGGAAATTTTCTCTGGACCTCAAGTTGTAATGAAAAAGAGGAAACCTCCGGAGGTGAGGAACGCACTCCGTGAAAGACGAGTGACGGCCAGACAAAGGGTTGCACGTAATCATGCCGAGGTAGCCCTGCGTAAATACAACAGAGCGAACAACACAAAG GCCATTGCTATGGTTGCGAAAACTACCGGCCTGTCGTTCACCCAAGCAGCCAAGCGTATGGCGGTGGTAGTAGCACCTGTATTGACTATCCTGGTTCAGACGGCGATAGCACGGACAAGGACTAGTACTGAAGCCTAG
- the LOC127296011 gene encoding uncharacterized protein isoform X1 yields MSMDDGRGSHPCLSQLDLDERAAADAGKVGGGGSHGENGVHIPATQILNRPVSIPPRYKENENLLVSPVETPLPQEPKQHHHSQVVVSRAASKGRYARFRENLHVMPEATKQHHRSEADIPCAISKQRSKAGWMSKERSTPEGIDLEKHARMFEFPLRDPPSNPSLLLEIFSGPQVVMKKRKPPEVRNALRERRVTARQRVARNHAEVALRKYNRANNTKFELVEIREISIFFEFGGGCVHYNFTAKQPEDHDDSADAGSTKLFFSEVDYPLRSENDVLLCCIVGENDAGHCYGCENYRPVVHPSSQAYGGGSSTCIDYPGSDGDSTDKD; encoded by the exons ATGTCCATGGACGACGGGAGGGGCTCGCACCCCTGCCTGTCCCAGTTAGATCTGGACGAGCGCGCGGCCGCCGATGCAGGAAAGGTGGGCGGGGGAGGCTCGCATGGCGAGAACGGTGTCCACATACCCGCCACGCAGATCCTCAACCGCCCGGTCTCCATCCCCCCAAG GTACAAGGAGAATGAGAACTTGCTTGTCTCGccagtggagactcccttgccaCAGGAGCCAAAGCAACACCATCATTCTCAAGTTGTGGTCTCACGTGCTGCTTCAAAGGGGAGATATGCAAG GTTTAGGGAGAATTTGCATGTCATGCCAGAGGCGACAAAGCAACACCATCGTTCTGAAGCTGACATCCCATGCGCCATTTCAAAGCAGAG GAGTAAAGCTGGTTGGATGTCCAAGGAGAGGAGCACCCCTGAAGGTATCGACTTGGAGAAACATGCTCGTATGTTTGAGTTCCCTTTACGTGACCCCCCAAGCAATCCTTCCCTGCTATTGGAAATTTTCTCTGGACCTCAAGTTGTAATGAAAAAGAGGAAACCTCCGGAGGTGAGGAACGCACTCCGTGAAAGACGAGTGACGGCCAGACAAAGGGTTGCACGTAATCATGCCGAGGTAGCCCTGCGTAAATACAACAGAGCGAACAACACAAAG TTTGAGCTGGTGGAGATACGAGAAATCTCGATATTTTTTGAGTTTGGAGGGGGCTGCGTCCACTATAACTTCACAGCTAAGCAGCCTGAGGATCATGATGATTCTGCTGATGCTGGCAGCACCAAGCTATTCTTCTCTGAAGTTGACTACCCTTTACGGAGTGAGAATGATGTGTTGCTGTGCTGTATAGTTGGGGAAAATGACGCAG GCCATTGCTATGGTTGCGAAAACTACCGGCCTGTCGTTCACCCAAGCAGCCAAGCGTATGGCGGTGGTAGTAGCACCTGTATTGACTATCCTGGTTCAGACGGCGATAGCACGGACAAGGACTAG
- the LOC127296010 gene encoding E3 ubiquitin-protein ligase XB3 translates to MGHGASCGRPSEEVDFFGAAQSGDLARLAAAVTSRPSLLRRTTLFDRLSALHIAAAHGHLQVVSMALDLCVQPDVVNRHKQTALMLAAMHGRTECVRRLLDAGANILMFDSSHGRTCLHYAAYYGHSDCLRAILSAARTSPVSQSWGYARFVNVRDDTGATPLHLAARQGWRRCVHVLLESGAIVSASSGAFGFPGSTPLHLAARGGSLDCVRQLLSWGADRLQRDSVGRIPYEVAVKRGHAACAALLNPSSAEPLVWPSPLKFITELEPDAKALLEAALMEANREREKRILKGAKNSSPSPSRSDDSATISEGGGAEEVCSICFEQACTIEVQECGHQMCAACTLALCCHTKPNPATHSQPLPTCPFCRGSITRLAVATRATAVEDDDEEGEDRLQSSPMHRRSRRSLNLSGDGGSTSSLMGSIASSIGKMGRRKADSTELLQVDDDKP, encoded by the exons ATGGGGCACGGCGCCAGCTGCGGCCGCCCCAGCGAGGAGGTCGACTTCTTCGGCGCGGCGCAGTCCGGCGACCTCGCCCGCCTCGCCGCCGCAGTCACCTCCCGCCCATCCCTCCTCCGGCGCACCACGCTCTTCGACCGCCTCTCCGCACTCCACATCGCCGCCGCCCACGGCCACCTCCAG GTGGTCTCCATGGCATTGGATCTTTGCGTGCAGCCGGACGTCGTTAACCGCCACAAGCAG ACGGCGCTGATGCTGGCGGCGATGCACGGGAGGACGGAGTGCGTGCGACGGCTGCTCGACGCCGGCGCCAAT ATCCTGATGTTCGATTCGTCGCACGGCCGGACGTGCCTGCACTACGCGGCGTACTATGGCCACTCGGACTGCCTCCGGGCCATCCTCTCGGCGGCCCGGACCTCGCCGGTGTCGCAATCCTG GGGATACGCGCGGTTCGTGAACGTGCGGGACGACACCGGGGCGACGCCGctgcacctggcggcgcggcaggGCTGGCGCCGCTGCGTCCACGTCCTGCTCGAGAGCGGCGCCATCGTGTCCGCGTCCAGCGGCGCCTTCGG ATTCCCCGGGAGCACGCCGCTGCACTTGGCCGCGCGCGGCGGGAGCCTCGACTGCGTCCGGCAGCTGCTCTCCTGGGGCGCCGACCGCCTCCAGCGCGACTCCGTTGG GAGAATTCCATACGAGGTCGCGGTGAAGCGAGGGCACGCCGCGTGCGCGGCGCTGCTGAACCCGTCTTCGGCAGAGCCCCTGGTGTGGCCGTCCCCTCTCAAGTTCATCACCGAGCTGGAACCGGACGCCAAGGCGCTGCTGGAGGCAGCTCTGATGGAGGCCAACagggagagggagaagaggaTACTGAAAGGGGCCAAGAACTCGTCACCATCGCCCTCACGTTCAGATGACAGCGCCACCATCTCCGAG GGCGGCGGCGCTGAGGAGGTGTGCAGCATCTGCTTCGAGCAGGCGTGCACGATCGAGGTCCAGGAGTGCGGGCACCAGATGTGCGCGGCGTGCACGCTGGCGCTGTGCTGCCACACCAAGCCCAACCCGGCCACGCACAGCCAGCCGCTGCCGACGTGCCCCTTCTGCCGCGGCAGCATCACCCGGCTGGCGGTGGCCACCAGGGCCACCGCggtcgaggacgacgacgaggaaggAGAAGACAGGTTGCAGTCTTCTCCGATGCACCGGAGGTCCCGCCGGTCCCTGAACCTCAGCGGCGACGGGGGCAGCACCAGCAGCCTCATGGGCAGCATCGCCTCGTCCATCGGCAAGATGGGCCGGCGCAAGGCCGACAGCACCGAGCTGCTGCAGGTCGACGACGACAAGCCGTAG